In Horticoccus luteus, the following proteins share a genomic window:
- a CDS encoding integrase core domain-containing protein yields the protein MPWKTTTPMEEIIRFVSLAQTDRFTITDLCEQFNISRKTAYKHLERYAEGGLAALSPRSHRPHRFPQRTDAQIEKLVLAERRLHRTWGPKKIQDLLETKHGVERPPACSTIGEILRRHGQSVKRRRRPGVYPALNQALTVPNQPNQVWTVDFKGWFLLGNNQRCDPLTICDRYSHYVMAVRGQPDQQFRRTLGTFRALMRQTGLPEIIRVDLGSPFASTGLGRLSALSVWWIEQGIEVEFTRPASPQDNGSHERMHRDLKAEATQPPSPTFTAQQRRFERWRHTYNHERPHEALNLQRPAEVYRPSTRRLNEHDKPIVYAPEFEVKVVSTSGHVAHEGKNYHLGEAFAGKRVGLRRAPDGQTELHFANILLGHLRFDAEGGRFKPTAYVAPFRPIHPEKGGSQAPSLKPSP from the coding sequence ATGCCGTGGAAAACCACCACCCCAATGGAAGAGATCATTCGTTTCGTCAGCTTGGCGCAGACCGATCGGTTCACGATCACGGATCTGTGCGAGCAGTTTAACATCAGCCGGAAGACGGCCTATAAGCATTTGGAACGCTACGCCGAAGGCGGCCTGGCGGCTTTGAGCCCGCGCAGCCACCGCCCGCACCGTTTTCCGCAGCGCACGGACGCGCAGATCGAGAAGCTGGTCCTGGCGGAGCGTCGCCTGCACCGGACCTGGGGGCCGAAAAAGATCCAGGACTTGCTGGAGACCAAGCACGGGGTGGAACGGCCACCGGCTTGCAGCACCATCGGCGAGATCCTGCGGCGGCACGGGCAGAGCGTGAAGCGCCGCCGTCGGCCCGGGGTTTATCCCGCCCTCAACCAGGCGCTGACGGTGCCCAATCAGCCCAATCAGGTCTGGACCGTGGACTTCAAAGGCTGGTTCCTGCTCGGCAACAACCAGCGCTGCGATCCGCTGACCATCTGCGACCGCTACAGCCATTACGTCATGGCGGTGCGGGGCCAGCCCGACCAGCAGTTCCGCCGGACCCTGGGCACCTTCCGGGCGCTCATGCGCCAGACCGGCCTGCCCGAGATCATCCGGGTGGACCTTGGATCGCCCTTCGCCTCGACCGGGCTGGGCCGGCTCTCCGCCTTGAGCGTGTGGTGGATTGAGCAGGGCATCGAAGTCGAGTTCACCCGCCCGGCCTCGCCACAGGACAACGGCTCGCACGAGCGCATGCACCGCGATCTCAAGGCCGAGGCCACCCAACCTCCTTCGCCCACCTTCACCGCCCAGCAGCGCCGCTTCGAGCGCTGGCGGCACACCTACAACCACGAACGACCGCACGAGGCGCTGAACCTGCAACGTCCGGCCGAGGTTTACCGTCCCAGCACCCGACGCTTGAACGAGCACGACAAACCCATCGTCTATGCCCCGGAGTTCGAGGTGAAGGTGGTCAGCACCAGCGGCCATGTCGCCCACGAAGGAAAGAACTACCACCTCGGCGAAGCCTTCGCCGGCAAACGCGTGGGCCTGCGCCGTGCTCCCGACGGCCAGACGGAACTGCATTTTGCCAATATCCTGCTCGGCCATCTGCGCTTTGATGCCGAAGGTGGCCGCTTCAAACCGACCGCCTACGTCGCTCCCTTCCGCCCGATCCATCCAGAAAAGGGAGGGAGCCAAGCCCCCTCCCTTAAACCCTCCCCTTAA
- a CDS encoding RHS repeat-associated core domain-containing protein yields MYGYDGAGNRTEVNATDNPELKATATVNNLNQITKRPNLYIPVSGTADADAKVLVNGAIADRQGNYWASGVTLNNNDGPAYTSSIAVKAAKAGTVEIPSLLAAFLPWVAEGITYDADGNVTCDGRWHYTWDAENRLTAMETRTVAMNVGLPGRRVTFRYDSSGRRTVKQVLKWSGSTWSLESDVRFIYQGWNLIAELNSSGTRQRTYAWGLDKAGSLTATGGVGALLQEVDHTGTAVTAYLPGYDGNGNVATLSAVGSTQSATYEYSPYGESLRAEGAQAKNNPFRFSTKYTDDETGLVYYGMRYYSPSLGRFLGRDPSGEQGGMNLYRFCNNNPVNGIDLLGMLTVEEYSAQLTAMSPEERGWAVAASVWWAENGQGGAGGTQIGGPGVSDQQLNGMAETFAQQSMAAASLGVAKAEARKYLESAAKNGLIYLDGNEVKALTPGAAAAFATLTNGVTYNGHEIVTDTYVKMAPATATLAAAARSAAQVQAEAAPNSGMSIASEGGVAVAGTRGGVSGANGQASYGDFTSADAAGGVMSVLAKRMTNADPQHLEYSGAIFSYVRDEVTYYGFTTPVRGGVPYVQDGKTVTPGASISYSVPGGTVFVGGYHSHPSANSFSNYTIAGRAYGDVAQVISASNDFQRPILLYVGRTATGGSGITVEVLSGVRTDQGWSTTQRTIGTYP; encoded by the coding sequence GTGTATGGCTACGACGGAGCCGGCAATCGCACGGAGGTGAATGCGACCGACAATCCCGAGTTGAAGGCGACGGCGACGGTGAACAACCTCAACCAGATCACGAAGCGGCCCAATCTGTATATCCCGGTCTCGGGCACCGCCGATGCGGACGCGAAGGTGCTGGTCAACGGTGCGATCGCCGACCGGCAGGGCAACTACTGGGCGAGCGGCGTGACGTTGAATAACAACGACGGCCCGGCCTATACCAGCAGCATCGCGGTGAAGGCGGCGAAGGCGGGCACCGTGGAAATCCCCTCCCTGCTGGCGGCGTTTCTGCCGTGGGTCGCCGAAGGAATCACCTATGATGCCGATGGCAACGTGACCTGCGACGGTCGCTGGCACTACACCTGGGATGCAGAAAACCGCCTGACTGCGATGGAGACGCGCACGGTGGCGATGAATGTCGGGCTGCCGGGCCGGCGGGTGACGTTTCGCTACGACAGCTCAGGACGGCGCACGGTGAAGCAGGTTTTAAAGTGGAGCGGCAGCACTTGGTCCTTGGAAAGCGACGTGCGGTTCATCTATCAAGGATGGAACTTGATCGCGGAATTGAACAGCAGCGGCACCCGGCAACGCACCTATGCGTGGGGACTGGACAAGGCGGGCAGCCTGACGGCAACCGGCGGAGTTGGTGCGCTGCTTCAGGAAGTGGATCACACCGGCACGGCGGTCACCGCTTACCTGCCCGGCTACGACGGCAACGGCAATGTGGCCACCCTCTCCGCTGTCGGCAGCACCCAGTCTGCCACTTACGAATACAGCCCCTACGGCGAGTCGTTGCGCGCGGAGGGCGCGCAAGCGAAGAACAACCCCTTCCGCTTCTCCACGAAGTACACCGACGACGAGACCGGCTTGGTTTACTACGGCATGCGGTATTATTCGCCGTCTCTCGGCCGCTTCCTCGGCCGCGACCCCAGTGGGGAGCAAGGCGGCATGAACCTCTACCGCTTCTGCAATAACAACCCGGTCAATGGCATCGATCTGCTCGGCATGCTTACCGTCGAGGAATACTCCGCGCAACTGACTGCCATGTCGCCCGAAGAGCGCGGGTGGGCGGTTGCAGCGAGCGTCTGGTGGGCTGAGAACGGCCAGGGAGGGGCGGGAGGAACTCAGATTGGAGGGCCGGGAGTAAGTGATCAGCAGCTCAACGGGATGGCAGAAACGTTCGCGCAGCAGTCAATGGCCGCTGCGTCGCTAGGAGTCGCGAAGGCCGAGGCTCGAAAGTATCTCGAAAGCGCAGCAAAAAATGGACTAATATACCTCGATGGAAACGAGGTGAAAGCGTTGACGCCAGGAGCGGCGGCAGCTTTCGCGACCCTGACTAACGGGGTAACGTATAATGGACACGAGATCGTAACCGATACATATGTAAAGATGGCTCCGGCTACGGCGACACTCGCGGCCGCAGCCCGGTCCGCCGCGCAAGTGCAGGCGGAGGCAGCCCCAAACAGTGGAATGAGCATCGCCTCAGAGGGAGGTGTCGCGGTCGCTGGAACCCGAGGTGGCGTCTCAGGTGCGAACGGCCAGGCATCATATGGAGATTTCACGTCGGCAGATGCTGCCGGCGGAGTGATGTCCGTTTTGGCAAAGCGCATGACGAACGCGGATCCGCAGCACCTCGAATATAGTGGCGCGATATTCTCTTACGTTCGGGATGAGGTAACCTATTACGGTTTCACGACGCCAGTTCGTGGAGGTGTTCCATACGTCCAGGATGGGAAGACAGTCACTCCAGGTGCATCTATCTCCTATAGTGTGCCGGGCGGGACGGTATTCGTTGGCGGCTATCATTCGCATCCTTCCGCCAATTCTTTCAGCAACTACACGATTGCGGGGCGAGCTTACGGAGATGTCGCCCAAGTAATCTCTGCTTCCAACGACTTTCAGCGTCCGATCTTGCTTTACGTCGGACGGACAGCAACCGGCGGAAGCGGGATAACCGTCGAAGTTCTCAGCGGCGTCAGGACTGATCAAGGATGGTCTACCACTCAACGCACCATTGGCACTTACCCATGA